From Malassezia restricta chromosome VIII, complete sequence, the proteins below share one genomic window:
- a CDS encoding polyadenylate-binding protein, whose protein sequence is MSSEVAATQQPATSQAAPSEAAAAAPPAPAPSKPADVAADDKEKSAKEEKEKSKGSGQVNTSLYVGELDQNVNEAILFEIFNMVGAVSSIRVCRDAVTRRSLGYAYVNFLNAEDSERALEQLNYTPIRGRPCRIMWSQRDPGQRRAGQGNIFIKNLDEAIDNKALHDTFLAFGKILSCKVASNEHGSLGYGFVHYESNDAAEEAIKHVNGMLLNGKKVYVGHHISKKDRQAKIEEARAQYTNVYVKNLDPAVTQEEFEKLFEKYGKITSVALATDQEGKSRGFGFVNFAEHEQAAKAVAELNDTEFHGQKLFLGRAQKKAEREEELRRAYEAAKNEKLSKYQGVNLYIKNLPEEFDDERLQEEFAPFGTTTSAKVMRTPTGASRGFGFVCYSAPEEANKAVAEMNGKMIENRPLYVALAQRKDVRHQQLAAQMMQQNQLRMQQQQAAAAAAAQMYPGAPGMYYPQPPGAAPVVGLNQFPGQVRPPYAPGMMQGMPPMAPGQAPYAPGQFPPPGGMFPQGYRPPRPPRGGAAPPPAGALPAGVPAGAPRGGNAPAAPAQPEVLTAAALANASPEEQKQMLGEAIYPKIAASQPQLAGKLTGMILELPVGELLHLLEDDEALASKVDEALTVLREYETREGTQAPN, encoded by the coding sequence ATGTCGTCTGAAGTTgccgcgacgcagcagccagCCACGAGCCAGGCTGCTCCATCGGAagctgccgctgccgcgcccCCCGCTCCGGCCCCGAGCAAGCCGGCAGATGTGGCTGCTGACGACAAGGAGAAGAGCGCCAAGGAAGAGAAGGAAAAGTCCAAGGGAAGCGGCCAGGTGAACACCTCGCTGTACGTTGGTGAGTTGGACCAGAATGTGAACGAGGCGATCCTGTTTGAGATTTTCAACATGGTCGGTGCTGTGAGCAGCATCCGTGTGTGCCGTGATGCCGTGACTCGTCGCTCGCTGGGCTATGCCTACGTGAACTTTTTGAACGCGGAGGACAGTGAGCGTGCTTTGGAGCAGCTCAACTACACGCCGATCCGCGGTCGTCCTTGCCGCATTATGTGGTCGCAGCGTGACCCgggccagcgccgtgcggGCCAGGGCAACATCTTTATCAAAAACCTGGATGAGGCGATTGACAAcaaggcgctgcacgacacCTTCCTGGCGTTTGGCAAGATCCTGTCGTGCAAGGTGGCGTCGAACGAGCATGGCAGCCTGGGCTACGGTTTCGTGCACTACGAGTCGAacgacgccgccgaggAGGCGATCAAGCACGTGAACGGCATGCTTCTGAACGGCAAGAAGGTGTACGTGGGTCATCACATCTCGAAGAAGGACCGTCAGGCCAAGATTGAggaggcgcgtgcgcagtACACGAACGTGTACGTGAAGAACCTCGACCCGGCGGTGACGCAGGAGGAGTTTGAGAAGCTGTTTGAAAAGTACGGCAAGATTACGTCGGTGGCGTTGGCCACGGACCAGGAGGGCAAGAGCCGTGGCTTTGGCTTTGTCAACTttgccgagcacgagcagGCTGCGAAGGCTGTGGCGGAGCTCAACGACACCGAGTTCCACGGCCAGAAGCTGTTCCTCGGCCGCGCCCAGAAGAAGGCGGAGCGTGAGgaggagctgcgtcgtgcgtaCGAGGCGGCCAAGAACGAGAAGCTCTCCAAGTACCAGGGCGTGAACTTGTACATCAAGAACCTGCCCGAGGAATTTGACGATGAGCGACTGCAAGAGGAGTTTGCGCCGTTcggcacgacgacgtcggccAAGGtgatgcgcacgcccaCGGGCGCCTCGCGTGGCTTCGGCTTTGTGTGCTACTCGGCGCCCGAGGAGGCCAACAAGGCTGTGGCCGAGATGAACGGCAAGATGATCGAGAACCGTCCGCTgtacgtcgcgctcgctcagcgcaaggacgtgcgccaccagcagctggcTGCGCAGATGATGCAGCAGAaccagctgcgcatgcagcagcagcaggccgccgctgccgctgctgcgcagATGTACCCAGGTGCGCCGGGCATGTACTACCCGCAgccgcctggcgcggccCCCGTCGTGGGCCTGAACCAGTTCCCTGGACAGGTGCGTCCGCCGTACGCGCCCGGCATGATGCAGggcatgccgccgatgGCACCGGGCCAGGCGCCGTACGCGCCCGGCCAGTTCCCGCCGCCCGGTGGCATGTTCCCGCAGGGCTACCGCCCGCCGCGTCCCCCGCGtggtggcgctgcgccgccgcccgccgGTGCGCTGCCCGCTGGTGTGCCcgctggcgcgccgcgtggtGGCAATGCGCccgctgcgcctgcgcagccCGAGGTGCTgacggccgcggcgctggccaaCGCGTCGCCGGAAGAGCAGAAGCAGATGCTGGGTGAGGCGATCTACCCCAAGATTGCCGCATCGCAGCCGCAGCTCGCTGGTAAGCTCACGGGTATGATTCTGGAGCTGCCGgtcggcgagctgctgcacctgctcgaggacgacgaggcgctggcgagCAAGGTGGACGAGGCCCTTACCGTGCTGCGTGAGTacgagacgcgcgaggGTACGCAGGCCCCGAACTAG
- a CDS encoding protein YOP1, translated as MASQAQVIQQKVDRFMAQLDGELSKYPALNRFDKHLPVPKSYIAVTGLAILTILIFFNIFAGFLTNFIGFFIPMYFSLNALETPKPQDDIQWLTYWVVFGFFNFVETFVSFVLYWFPFYYTFKTLAIVWLMLPQTQGAKIVYHRVLRPAFLSMTGSSPASRVPASAADINKTGFSASSTGVHTE; from the exons ATGGCTTCGCAGGCTCAGGTGATCCAGCAAAAAGTTGACCGGTTCATGGCTCAG CTCGATGGTGAG TTGTCCAAGTACCCCGCTCTCAACCGCTTTGACAAGCACCTCCCCGTGCCCAAGTCCTACATCGCCGTGACGGGTCTCGCGATTCTGACGATC CTGATTTTCTTCAACAT CTTCGCCGGTTTCCTGACCAACTTCATTGGTTTCTTCATTCCCATGTACTTCTCGCTGAATGCGCTTGAGACGCCCAAGCCTCAGGACGACATCCAGTGGCTCACGTACTGGGTTGTGTTCGGTTTCTTCAACTTTGTCGAGACGTTTGTGAGCTTCGTCTTGTACTGGTTCCCCTTCTACTACACGTTCAAGACACTCGCGATCGTGTGGCTTATGCTCCCCCAGACGCAGGGTGCCAAGATCGTGTACCACCGCGTTCTGCGCCCAGCCTTCCTCTCGATGACCGGCTCGTCGCCGgcctcgcgcgtgccggCCTCGGCTGCTGACATCAACAAGACGGGCTtctccgcctcgtcgacgggTGTGCACACCGAGTAA
- a CDS encoding carboxypeptidase D, whose protein sequence is MPGSSAYAVPFLPGEQPEQERRFDIEAGYIPARAPEKGQTAPKDEAHLYFMLHRAMHPQQPRRKLVFWLNGGPGCSSFDGALMELGALRIQEDGRLALARPGYAWNEYADVVYVDQPVGTGFSYVANEAYATSLTQVADEFVYFLEQFMQVYPAYTNDTDVYLAGESFAGQYIPYMTDALLRHPTPPVRLSGLLIGNGDLNPAYQSGSQVETLVHAGIWPKHGPSHQHVQPYIDACRAAIAKDTVPRAEYHECNAIDSDIVELTRQKVSGVEHCINVYDMRYTDTVPQCGMNWPPEVGAMHAYLRREDVKAALHVNTHMHPEAWVECRPNVGSVLRHDSFKAPASGTLLPSILQRGVPVLLYAGDQDLVCPALGIQHLVDQMEWLGQRGMGRAKRAAWTVNHAPIGTWQTARNLTMATLMNASHMAPYDAPYAAHDMLLRFMDVQIPLPSPASPSVSSQVDGKDTRILVPMMPHDFAAPPKAASATSADLAGSLVAWVLIGMALALCLYMRRRLGRQRRETPTWSYEAVAQPEQERDVEMDAFTLGDEDDT, encoded by the coding sequence ATGCCAGGGTCGTCGGCGTACGCGGTGCCGTTCCTGCCGGGCGAGCAGCCTGAGCAGGAGCGGCGCTTTGATATCGAGGCAGGATACATaccagcgcgtgcgccagaGAAGGGACAGACGGCGCCTaaggacgaggcgcaccTGTACTTTATGTTgcatcgcgccatgcatccacagcagccgcggcgcaaGCTCGTGTTTTGGCTGAATGGCGGGCCGGGGTGCTCGAGTTTTGACGGTGCGCTCATGGAGCTGGGGGCGCTGCGGATTCAGGAGGATGGTcgtctcgcgctcgcgcggcCGGGCTACGCGTGGAACGAGTATGCCGACGTGGTGTACGTCGACCAGCCGGTCGGGACGGGGTTCTCGTACGTCGCGAACGAGGCGTATGCGACGTCGCTGACGCAGGTCGCCGACGAGTTTGTGTACTTTCTGGAGCAGTTCATGCAAGTGTATCCAGCCTATACCAACGACACGGACGTCTATCTCGCTGGCGAGAGCTTTGCCGGGCAGTACATTCCGTACATGACAGATGCGCTCTTGCGCCACCCCACTCCGCCCGTGCGGCTGAGTGGCTTGTTGATCGGGAACGGGGATCTGAATCCAGCGTACCAGAGTGGCTCGCaggtcgagacgctcgtgcatgcaGGGATCTGGCCGAAGCATGGACCGTCGCATCAGCACGTGCAGCCGTACATCgatgcgtgccgcgcggcgATCGCCAAAGACACCGTGCCGCGTGCAGAGTACCACGAGTGCAACGCGATCGATAGCGACATTGTGGAACTCACGCGGCAAAAGGTCAGTGGCGTCGAGCACTGCATCAACGTGTACGACATGCGGTACACGGACACTGTGCCGCAATGTGGCATGAACTGGCCGCCCGAAGTGggcgcgatgcatgcgtaCCTCCGGCGTGAGGACGTGAAggcagcgctgcatgtgAACACGCATATGCATCCCGAGGCATGGGTCGAGTGCCGCCCGAACGTCGGCTCGGTGCTCCGCCACGACAGCTTCAAGGCGCCTgcgagcggcacgctgcTCCCTTCGATTTtgcagcgcggcgtgcctgtgctccTGTACGCTGGCGACCAGGACTTGGTGTGTCCCGCGCTGGGGatccagcacctcgtcgaCCAGATGGAGTGGCTCGGACAGCGGGGCATGGGACGCGCCAAgcgcgcggcatggacCGTGAATCACGCGCCGATCGGCACATGGCAGACGGCGCGCAACCTGACGATGGCGACCCTCATGAACGCATCGCACATGGCGccgtacgatgcgccgtacgccgcgcacgacatgcTCCTGCGCTTCATGGACGTGCAGATCCCGCTGCCCTCGCCCGCCTCTCCGTCGGTGTCGAGCCAGGTGGACGGGAAGGACACGCGCATCCTTGTGCCGATGATGCCGCACGACTttgccgcgccgcccaaggcAGCCTCCGCCACGTCCGCCGACCTGGCCGGCAGCCTGGTCGCCTGGGTCCTCATTGGCATGGCCCTCGCGCTGTGCCTCtacatgcgccgccgcctcggacgccagcgccgcgagacGCCGACGTGGTCGTacgaggccgtggcgcagcctgagcaggagcgcgaTGTCGAAATGGACGCATTTACGTTGGGCGACGAGGACGATACGTAG
- a CDS encoding nucleolar complex protein 3 translates to MAKRGKAAPQREPKRPRTEDEDVDDAWAHDAQAMAADDASHLQFLSQARLPDVSAAGAQGRAKERVQAEKRRQRKMLEKEVVPDESDVSTDMEGASESEDDLAEEASDLEEEASDLEEEASDLEEEASDLEEDASDQDPLEAAYLAKMERRERRAEAERRALAQMPLPIRTEKGVIERVERPSHSRAVYSDEEEEEPEPAVLPTERSTAAEIAQRCLHPDTAMLAIAEAREEIAQLASRITADPEESQGLLRQLLVFAQRRVSLDGQRVNMHPYIRQLALLSLLAVFVDILPGYRIRALSDAEQRERVSRDVARRREWEQALVSLYREYLECCEADVRDASSPIAPIARRCFCTLLVRAPHFNFRKNLLASVIALLSRRAWTDASQQCFDALVELLRQDRDGEMGLELVMLLYRMIRERHLAVHANVLDVLVHLRLRSELSRHVRQGPMGAPTAAESRRADPRQVRKGLAVHRSKKQAKRDRHVRQIESEMREAEATLDLEEREKRQSETLKLVFALYIRILKTDDVPVPLLASALEGIVHFAHHVSADFFRDLVGVLRSHVASAMEAGDVRHALLCIVTALELQTGQGGALELDLGAFYAALYQLLWPLSMHPNIEATLGEGGLRTHSLSALLFRAMDLALVKAPRHTLHVSLERTAAMLRRLLTAALQWPTTTTLHALQTAHAILARTTAMDTRFEALLDNRDAVHDGTYDACAEQPDSARVLASGEPCWELLLLCRSHANAQVRATADALLSGR, encoded by the coding sequence ATGGCCAAGCGAGGCAAggcagcgccgcagcgTGAGCCCAAGCGTCCACGCAcggaggacgaggatgtAGACGACGCGTgggcgcacgatgcgcaggcTATGGCGGCGGACGATGCGTCGCACCTGCAGTTTCTGTCGCAGGCGAGGCTGCCGGATGTCTCGGCGGCCGGTGCCCAGGGGCGTGCCAAGGAGCGTGTCCAGGCTGAGaagcggcgccagcgaAAGATGCTGGAGAAGGAGGTGGTGCCGGACGAGAGCGATGTGAGTACGGATATGGAGGGGGCGAGTGAGTCGGAGGACGACCTAGCGGAGGAGGCGTCGGACTTGGAAGAGGAGGCGTCGGACCTAGAAGAGGAAGCATCGGACCTAGAAGAGGAGGCGTCGGACCTAGAAGAGGATGCATCCGACCAAGATCCCTTGGAGGCCGCCTACCTCGCCAAAATGGAACGGCGCGAACGGCGCGCAGAGGcagagcgccgcgccctcGCGCAAATGCCCCTGCCGATCCGCACAGAAAAGGGCGTCATCGAGCGTGTTGAGCGGCCTTCTCACAGCCGCGCCGTGTACTcggacgaggaggaagaagagccgGAGCCTGCGGTCCTGCCAACGGAGCGCTCGACCGCCGCCGAGATAGCTCAGCGGTGTCTGCATCCCGACACGGCCATGTTGGCGATCGCCGAGGCCCGCGAAGAAATTGCGCAGCTGGCCTCGCGGATCACGGCCGATCCCGAAGAGAGCCAGGGCCtcctgcgccagctgctcgtgttcgctcagcgccgcgtctctCTGGACGGCCAGCGCGTGAACATGCACCCCTATATCCGGCAGCTCGCGTTGCTGTCCCTCTTGGCCGTCTTTGTCGACATTTTGCCCGGCTACCGCATTCGTGCGCTGTCGGACGcggagcagcgcgagcgtgtgAGTCGCGAcgtggcacggcgccgcgagtgggagcaggcgctcgtgagcCTGTACCGCGAGTACCTCGAGTGCTGTGAAGCTGACGTGCGTgatgcatcgtcgccgaTCGCGCCGATCGCCCGCCGCTGCTTTtgcacgctgctggtgcgtgcgccgcattTCAACTTCCGCAAGAATCTGCTGGCGTCCGTGATTGCGCTCCTCTCGCGGCGAGCATGGACGGATGCGAGTCAGCAGTGCTttgacgcgctcgtcgagctgcttaGGCAGGACAGAGACGGCGAAATGGGTCTCGAGCTTGTCATGCTGCTGTACCGCATGATCCGCGAGCGACACTTGGCGGTGCATGCCAACGtgctcgacgtgctcgtgcacCTGCGGCTGCGGAGCGAGCTGAGTCGGCATGTGCGGCAGGGACCGATGGGCGCGCCCACGGCCGCCGAGTCGCGCCGAGCTGATCCGCGGCAGGTCCGCAAGGGATTGGCCGTGCACCGCAGCAAGAAGCAGGCGAAGCGCGATCGGCACGTCCGGCAGATTGAGAgcgagatgcgcgaggccGAAGCGACGCTGGAtctcgaggagcgcgagaagcGGCAGTCTGAGACGCTCAAGCTCGTGTTTGCCCTGTACATCCGCATTCTCAAGAccgacgacgtgcctgtgccgctgctggccagtgcgctcgagggcatAGTGCACTTTGCGCACCACGTGAGCGCCGACTTCTTCCGCGATCTCGTAGGCGTGTTGCGATCGCATGTGGCGTCCGCGATGGAGGCGGGCGAtgtgcgccatgcgctgctgtgTATCGTGACGGCCCTGGAACTGCAGACCGGGCAGGGCGGCGCCCTGGAGCTCGATCTAGGCGCGTTTTATGCGGCGCTGTACCAGCTGCTATGGCCCCTGTCTATGCACCCCAACATCGAGGCGACGCTCGGCGAGGGCGGGCTGCGGACGCATAGTCTCTCGGCCCTCCTCTTCCGCGCGATGGACCTGGCGCTCGtcaaggcgccgcgccacacgctgcacgtctcgctcgagcgcacggcTGCCATGCTCCGGCGCCTGCTGACGGCCGCCCTGCAGTGGCCCACGACAACGACGCTCCACGCGCTGCAAACGGCGCACGCGATCCTCGCGCGCACCACGGCCATGGACACACGCTTCGAGGCCCTGCTGGACAATCGCGACGCGGTGCACGACGGCACATacgacgcatgcgccgagCAGCCCGACAGCGCACGTGTGCTCGCGAGTGGCGAGCCGTGCTGGGAGCTGCTCCTCCTGTGCCGCTCGCACGCCAATGCCCAGGTCCGGGCGACCGCAGACGCCCTCCTCTCTGGTAGATAG
- a CDS encoding NFU1 iron-sulfur cluster scaffold protein, mitochondrial: MTVSAALWRLVPRRIGSRAVGTAAVRVQRSYSWIAGASTRPRASVVSSSSVAWHATHVPSRSMFIQTESTPNEDSLKFLPGCTVMEKGTAEFLDQRASMTSPLAKNLFALEGVRGVFYGPDFVTVSKDADTPWSAIKPEVYSAMMEFFTAGHALFPDPSTAQPGSDTTILETDTEVVAMIKELLDTRVRPAIQEDGGDLEYRGFGEDTDGIVRVKLKGSCRGCDSSTVTLKAGIERMLMHYVPEVQGVEQVLDPEEQVAMDEFTKLEERIKKQREERERGFSP; encoded by the coding sequence ATGACAGTGTCAGCTGCACTGTGGCGACTGGTGCCGCGCCGGATCGGATCGAGAGCCGTGGGGACGGctgctgtgcgtgtgcaACGCAGCTACAGCTGGATTGCCGGAGCGTCGACGCGAccgcgcgcgagcgtcgtgtcgtcgtcgtcggtggcgtGGCACGCCACCCACGTCCCGAGCCGGAGCATGTTTATCCAGACGGAGTCGACGCCGAACGAGGACTCGCTGAAGTTTCTGCCGGGCTGTACGGTGATGGAGAAGGGGACGGCGGAGTTTCTTGACcagcgcgcgtcgatgaCCTCGCCTTTGGCCAAGAACCTGTTTGCGCTCGAaggcgtgcgtggcgtgtTTTACGGGCCGGACTTTGTGACGGTGTCGAAGGACGCGGACACGCCGTGGTCGGCGATCAAGCCTGAGGTGTACAGTGCGATGATGGAGTTTTTCACGGCGGGGCATGCCCTCTTCCCGGATCCCTCGACGGCGCAGCCCGGCTCGGACACGACGATTCTCGAGACGGACACGGAGGTCGTGGCGATGATCAAGGAGCTCCTCGATACGCGTGTGCGCCCTGCGATCCAGGAGGACGGCGGTGATCTCGAGTACCGCGGCTTTGGCGAGGACACCGACGGCATTGTGCGCGTCAAGCTCAAGGGCAGCTGCCGGGGCTGTGACAGTTCGACGGTGACGCTCAAGGCgggcatcgagcgcatgctgaTGCACTATGTGCCAGAGGTGCAGGgcgtcgagcaggtgctcGATCCGGAAGAGCAGGTCGCGATGGACGAGTTCACGaagctcgaggagcgcatcAAGAAGCAGCGTGAAGAGCGTGAGCGTGGCTTTTCGCCCTAG
- a CDS encoding molecular chaperone GrpE, with amino-acid sequence MLTAASRSTMLGVFSRPMLLRSVRAPMVRRMYSDKAAEDQKQEAASEASAPESAEAEDPVAKQLQEKDARIKDLTDDLLYCKAELQNVQRRTAEEKKTMGDHAISRLAKDLTESVDVLDLALRSVPEPLRTTKSEDNEASRALVELYDGVSLTRKSILDMLRTHGIEAFDPLGEKFDPLLHEALYQAPVPGKEPGSVLDCSKIGYMIKGRLLRAAQVGVVQDTA; translated from the coding sequence ATGCTGACCGCTGCGAGCAGAAGCACTATGCTAGGCGTGTTTTCGCGTCCTATGCTTCTTAGGTCTGTACGTGCGCCCatggtgcggcgcatgtactCGGATAAGGCTGCCGAAGACCAAAAGCAAGAAGCTGCGAGTGAGGCGTCGGCGCCTGAGagcgccgaggccgaggaCCCTGTggcgaagcagctgcaAGAAAAGGATGCGCGCATCAAGGATCTGACGGATGACTTGCTGTACTGCAAGGCTGAGCTGCAGAacgtccagcgccgcacggcgGAGGAGAAGAAGACGATGGGTGATCACGCGATCTCGCGTCTTGCCAAGGACCTGACAGAGTCGGTCGATGTACTGGACCTGGCCCTGCGGTCCGTGCCCGAGCCACTGCGCACGACGAAGAGCGAGGATAATGAGGCTTCGCGTGCGCTCGTAGAGCTCTATGATGGTGTGAGTCTGACACGGAAGAGTATACTGGACATGCTTCGCACACATGGCATCGAAGCGTTTGACCCCCTGGGTGAGAAGTTTGACCCCCTGCTACATGAGGCGCTGTACCaagcgcctgtgccaggAAAGGAGCCTGGATCCGTGCTGGACTGTAGCAAGATTGGCTATATGATTAAGGGACGTCTCTTgcgcgcagcgcaagtGGGCGTGGTGCAGGACACGGCCTAA
- a CDS encoding RNA-binding protein PNO1, translated as MAPTMKKHAAKAVHTEASASPLPERQPFGQEDSDEAEFQPDNDDDEELIIDEDMAEAHDAAQPMDGDDDKLQFAPISASALAASHASVDQRIKSQLRKVPIPPHRMSPLKRDWPKIYTPLVEQAGLMVRMNVRTRTVEIKSSKHTEDLGMLQKACDFVKAYALGFDADDALALLRLDDLYVDSFEMKDVKTLHGDHLSRAIGRIAGKDGRTRFAIENASRTRIVLADTKIHILGAYQNIRMAKDSIVALIMGSPPGKVYAKLRTVSARMRQRA; from the coding sequence ATGGCTCCCACGATGAAGAAGCACGccgccaaggccgtgcATACAGAGGCTTCCGCGTCGCCTTTGCCTGAGCGCCAGCCATTTGGGCAGGAGGATTCGGATGAAGCCGAGTTCCAGCCAGACaacgacgatgacgaggagcTGATCATAGACGAGGACATGGCAGAggcccacgacgcggctcAGCCGATGGacggtgacgacgacaagCTGCAATTCGCACCGATTAGTGCATCTGCTCTGGCAGCATCCCATGCCAGTGTAgaccagcgcatcaagtCACAACTTCGCAAAGTGCCTATACCGCCCCACCGCATGAGTCCCCTCAAGCGCGACTGGCCCAAGATATACACACCGCTCGTGGAGCAGGCGGGACTTATGGTGCGTATGAATGTACGGACTCGCACGGTCGAGATCAAGTCGTCGAAGCACACGGAAGATCTGGGCATGCTGCAGAAGGCATGCGACTTTGTCAAGGCGTATGCTCTTGGCTTTGACGCGGACGATGCACTTGCGCTCCTGCGTCTGGACGATTTGTACGTCGACTCGTTTGAGATGAAAGATGTCAAGACTCTGCATGGCGACCATCTTAGTCGCGCGATCGGCCGTATCGCCGGAAAAGACGGTCGTACTCGCTTTGCTATCGAAAATGCGAGCCGCACACGCATTGTGCTGGCCGACACCAAGATTCATATCCTCGGCGCGTACCAGAACATACGTATGGCCAAAGACTCGATTGTGGCGCTGATCATGGGCAGCCCACCCGGCAAGGTGTATGCCAAACTTCGCACAGTCAGTGCGCGGATGCGTCAACGTGCGTAG